Below is a window of Haloterrigena alkaliphila DNA.
GCGGACGTGGAACCGCGTCGGCTCGTCGTCGGGGTTCAGCGCGTCGTCGAGGCGGCCGTGGTAGGCCAACCGGAAGCGCCCGGTGTCGTCGTCCCACCGGAACAGGAACGGATCGGGCGTACAGACCGCGCCGTACGCTCGAGCGACGGTCTGGCGCTCGTCGCGCAGGTACGCGTCGTACTGGATTCGGCCGTCCGCGACGTACTCGCGCATACGCTCGAGGGAGTCGTCGGGGTACTCCTCGGCGTCGTTGGGATTGATCCCGACGACCGCGACGTCGTCGTACTCGGCGGCCAGTTCGTTCAGCAGGTCGAACTTCGCCTGCGCGTACGGACAGTGGTTGCAGGTGAACACGACCAGCAGCGCCTCGCGGTCGGCGAAGTCCTCGAGCGCGTACGTCTCGCCGTCGGCGCCCTCGAGTTCGAAGTCGGGGGCCGGATCGCCGGCCTCGAGTTCGGAGTCGGACTCTTGGAGTACCATACTCGATGATTTCGGATCGTTCATCTTAAGCATCGTGTTCACTTGTCCGCTCACTCGGTTGCTAGGGGACGTCACATGGGGTGGCGCAGCCACCGGCGCGCCAGCCTACAACGTACACGGTTGGCCTATGATATTTGTACCCCCCGCGACATCGGTTGGGTATGCAAACGCTCGAGCTCACTGACGAACAGTACGCGGTCGTCCAGCAGCTACGCGAGGAGATTTCCGAACAAGTCGTCGGCAAGTACGGCTACGTCCGGGAACGCGACGCGATCCAGTTCCTGATCGACAATCTCGACGGGAACCCGGAGATCGACGTCGATATCGACACGGAGCTAGACTCCTCGGCGACCGACGACGTCGCCGCCTCGGTCGGCGCCGCGATCGAGGGCGAGTCGCCGCCGGCGGACCTCGAGGAAGTCTCCTACATCGAGGACGAGTCCGTCGAGGACGAGGAGCCAGAAATCGACGCGGATGCGGACGCTGCTGTGGTCGACCCCGACGCCGAGACGGACGGCGACGACGCATCCGACGCGGACGACGACGCAGCGGGCCCGATCGAAGACGCCGAGGCCGACGCCGATGAGGGTGAGGACGACGACGGTGGCGAGAGTGACGGCACGGCCGACGACGACGATATGTTAGACGAGATGATGAGCCTCCTCGAGACCCACGACGACAAGTGGGAGGAGTCGAGTTCCGCGGACTACCGCTACAGCGTCGAACTGCCCGACGGGACGACCGAAGAGGTCCAGACGAAAGACGACGTCCGGGCGCTGCTGTTCAAGAACTACCGATAGGTGCCACCGGCGACGCGCTCGGCGTCCGCGAACGCCTCTCGTCCGCTCCAAACGGGCGTCCGCCGACCACCGGCCGACGACGGTGACTGACTCGCCGTGCGGACAGTCACGATCCGTTACGGCGTAACTTATGAGAACCGTGGGTGTGGTTTCGAATGGATCTCTATGGACCGAGCATACCGCTTTCAGTTGGAGGAAGATATCACCTGTCCCGATTGCCAGCGCCGCGTGCCGATGCACTCGCAGATCTGTCCCGAGTGCGAGGTCTCGCTGCACTGACGCCGCCGGTAGCGTGACCGTCCTGACGGCCGAACAACGTTAGACCTTTACTCGCGCTCGCGCTTCGCGTTGGTATGAGCGAACGCGAGGTGCTCGAGTTGCTTCGTGAGAACGCGCGGTACTCGACCGCGGATATCGCGCGAATGACCGACCTCGAGGAAGGCGAGGTCGAGGCAGCCATCGAGGAACTCGAGGCAGCGGGCGTGGTTCGGGGCTACCAGGCCGTCGTCGACTGGGACGAACTCGAGGACGAGCGCGTCCGCGCCGAGGTCGAGTTGAACGTCCACCTCGACCGCGAGACGGGCTACGGCGACATCGCCGAGCGCCTCGCACGGTTTCCGCAGGTCAAAGCCCTGCGCCTGGTCAGCGGCGACTACGACTTCGACATGGAGGTCGAGGGCGACTCCATCCGCGAGGTCTCGCAGTTCATCAGCGAGAAGGTCGCGCCCGTCCCCGAGATCACACAGACGGTCACCCACTACGTGATGACCTCCTACAAGGAGAACGGGATCGAACTCGGCGACGGCGAAGACGACGAACGGCTCTCGTTCTCACCGTGACCATGGAGTTCGAACTCTCAGATCGCGTGCAGACGGTGCCGCCGTCTGGCATCCGGCGATTCTTCGAGATCGCCGAGGAGCGCGACGACGTTATCTCGCTGGGCGTCGGCGAACCGGACTTCGCGACGCCGTGGGCGGCCCGCGACGCCGCGATCACGTCCCTCGAGAAGGGGAAGACCTCTTACACAGCGAACCGGGGCAAGCGCGAACTCCGCGAGGCAATCGCCGACTACGTCGCCGACCGGTTCGACCTGGGCTACGACCCCGACGAGGAGATCATCGTCACCGCCGGCGCGAGCGAGGCGGTCGATCTGGCCTTCCGCGCGTTCGTGAACCCCGGCGACACGGTCGCCATCGCCCAGCCGTCGTACATCTCCTACGAACCGGGCGTGATCTTCGCCGGCGGCGAGGTGTTGCCGGTGCCGACGAGGGAGGAAGACGAGTTCCGACTCACCGTCGAAGGGCTCGAGGAAGCGGGCGCCGACGAGGCCGACGTACTCGTCCTCTGTTACCCGAACAACCCCACGGGGGCGATCATGCCCGCCGAGGACCTCGAGCCGATCGCCGAATTCGCCCGCGAACACGACCTGATGGTCCTCTCCGACGAGATCTACGCCGAGTTGACCTACGAGGGCGAACACACCTCGATCGCGACGTTCGAGGGCATGCGCGAGCGCACCATCGTCTTCAACGGGTTCTCGAAGGCCCACGCGATGACCGGCCTCCGGCTGGGCTACGCGCTCGGCCCGGCCGAGGCCATCGGCGCGATGAACAAGATCCACCAGTACACGATGCTCTCGGCGCCGACGACCGCCCAGTACGCCGCGCTCGAGGCCCTCGATTCCTGCGAGAACGACGTTCGGGAGATGGTGAGTCAGTACGACCGGCGCCGCCAGTTCGTCCTCTCGCGATTCCGCGAGATCGGGATGGACGTCTTCGAGGCCAAGGGCGCGTTCTACTGCTTCCCCGAGGTTCCCGAGGGCTTCACCGCCGAGGAGTTCGCCGAGGACGTCCTCCGCGAGCAGGGCGTCGCCGTCGTCCCCGGCGACGTCTTCGGCGACGTCGGCGAGGGCCACCTCCGGGTCTCCTACGCGACCGGCCTCGAGGACCTCCGCGAGGCGCTGGCCCGACTCGAGGCGTTCGTCGAGGACCACGCCTGATCGGGCCACCCATGAGTCGTCGAGAGAA
It encodes the following:
- a CDS encoding thioredoxin family protein, which gives rise to MVLQESDSELEAGDPAPDFELEGADGETYALEDFADREALLVVFTCNHCPYAQAKFDLLNELAAEYDDVAVVGINPNDAEEYPDDSLERMREYVADGRIQYDAYLRDERQTVARAYGAVCTPDPFLFRWDDDTGRFRLAYHGRLDDALNPDDEPTRFHVREAIDAVLAGDSVDLEWQPSQGCSIKWTDD
- a CDS encoding Lrp/AsnC family transcriptional regulator, with the translated sequence MSEREVLELLRENARYSTADIARMTDLEEGEVEAAIEELEAAGVVRGYQAVVDWDELEDERVRAEVELNVHLDRETGYGDIAERLARFPQVKALRLVSGDYDFDMEVEGDSIREVSQFISEKVAPVPEITQTVTHYVMTSYKENGIELGDGEDDERLSFSP
- a CDS encoding pyridoxal phosphate-dependent aminotransferase, which codes for MEFELSDRVQTVPPSGIRRFFEIAEERDDVISLGVGEPDFATPWAARDAAITSLEKGKTSYTANRGKRELREAIADYVADRFDLGYDPDEEIIVTAGASEAVDLAFRAFVNPGDTVAIAQPSYISYEPGVIFAGGEVLPVPTREEDEFRLTVEGLEEAGADEADVLVLCYPNNPTGAIMPAEDLEPIAEFAREHDLMVLSDEIYAELTYEGEHTSIATFEGMRERTIVFNGFSKAHAMTGLRLGYALGPAEAIGAMNKIHQYTMLSAPTTAQYAALEALDSCENDVREMVSQYDRRRQFVLSRFREIGMDVFEAKGAFYCFPEVPEGFTAEEFAEDVLREQGVAVVPGDVFGDVGEGHLRVSYATGLEDLREALARLEAFVEDHA